The DNA sequence TGCACGCATACCAGCATGAGCGCCGATCGCCCCTCTGCCGGCAGGGCCTCGACCTCTCGGCGCACCTGCGCCAGGGTCGAAGGCAGATACGAGGTCTTCATTTCTTCTACTCTCGCATGCCGCTCTCTGATCGAGGGCAGGAGAAGGCTACGCCCCCGACCGGATTTTCGACATGATGCAGGTCAAGTTTCCGGGTTCGAGACCTCTCTATTCCGACTTAAGCGGCCCGGTGCAGGGTTCGTCCGGTCGCGTGCCGGACATGCCGAAAGAACGGGGTGGCACGTCGTCGGGACCCGCTTGGCCGACAACCCGGAAGAGCCACGCCACTCCCGGGTCCATCATGGCGGCCCGGGTCGCGACGGCCTGGATCCTGGTGGCCGGTCCCGGGAGCGGCGCCTCGACGCAGATGAGGCCGAAACGCTCGGCATGCATCTCCACCAGGTGCCTCGGCAAGGCCGCCAGCAAGTCGGTCCCGGCCAGGAGCGCGAGGGCCTGCATGAAGTTCGGCACGGTCACCGCGACCCGCCTCGAACGCCCGACCGCGGCGAGCGCCTCGTCGAATATCCCGTGCGCGTCGCCCGTCAGGGAGACGACCAGGTGCCGCATCTCGCAGTAGAGTTCGAGGCTGGGGTCGGCGGAGAAAGGATGGCCGGCCCGCGCCGCGACCACGAAGTCCTCCTCGTAGAGTGTTTGTGCCGCGAAGCGCTGGGGGATCTCGTCCAGAGGGACGATGGCGAGGTCGATGGCGCGGACCTCCAGATCGTCCAGCACGGCCTGCCACGCGCGCCGGGGGTCCACGGTGCCGGGC is a window from the Skermanella sp. TT6 genome containing:
- a CDS encoding LysR family transcriptional regulator, which translates into the protein MKDIDLSRADLNLLVLFEAVLQEGHVGRAAERLSLSPSAVSHGLGRLRRMLQDPVFLRTPRGVVPTARALELALPIAEVLSGVRRVMAAAERFDPARSRRRFTIGAPDGVSAVLLVPILAALGREGPGIDLDLRQLLPKPGTVDPRRAWQAVLDDLEVRAIDLAIVPLDEIPQRFAAQTLYEEDFVVAARAGHPFSADPSLELYCEMRHLVVSLTGDAHGIFDEALAAVGRSRRVAVTVPNFMQALALLAGTDLLAALPRHLVEMHAERFGLICVEAPLPGPATRIQAVATRAAMMDPGVAWLFRVVGQAGPDDVPPRSFGMSGTRPDEPCTGPLKSE